GCTTGTCACGGTTCTGGTTAAGAAGAATGTCGAAAGCGGGATTTTGTGAAGCGCAGGGGCCGCATGAAGCATTGGTTGCTTCTTCAATAAGAACTAACCTGGCGGATTGTGCCTGAGAAAAGGATGACAATCCAACAACTAATGAGATTAAGATGTAAAACTTTTTCATTGGTATGATTTTTGAATTCATAAAGGGTGTAAAAATAAGAATAATTTCGTCGTTATTAAATAAAGAATCTTAGATATTTGAAGGATAATCTATGACTATTCTGCGAAAATCTGCGTAATCTGTAGTGAATAATTTCAATAGATACACAACTTTTTGTAATATTGCAATTCTAAAAAATAAACTATAAAAACCTGATTACTATGAAGAAACTTGTACTCTCACTACTATGCTTAACACTTTTTTCCGGCATTTTTGCCCAAAGTTTGTTATTAACTGATCAAAATGGAGTGAGCATTAATGCGGGTGCGACAATCCAGTTTCTCGGTGATCCGACCGATGAAGTCATCCAGGCTATTGTTTATGTGAAAAATATTTCAGATGTGACTAAAGATGTCAAGGTGAAAAAAATTATTAACCAGGGAGATACCCTTACAGGGACAGTTAATACTTTCTGCTGGTATTTGTGTTACGCTGATACTACTTACGTGAGCCCATATGCACAGACCATTCAGCCTGACTCCAGCAAGCAGTTTTCTGGTGATTATAACCCGGATACCATTCCCGGGATTTCAAAAATCATGTACGTCTTTTTCGATGTCAACAATAACAATGACTCTGTTGCGGTGGTGGTTGAATACAATGGAAGCCCTGCCTCAGTCAGAGATGACCTGATCAGCCTCGTGAAGTTTTCAGATGCTTATCCTAACCCAGCGATTAATACAGTTAATGTGGATTACACCATTCCTGAATCTGTTAATGAGGCCACGATCGCTATAACAAATATGCTGGGCTCAAAAGTTAAAGAGATAACCTTGAGCAATCACTCCGGGAAGGCCCGGATTCCGGTATTCGACCTTATCAATGGCATTTACTTTTATTCTCTTATGGCTGATGACCAGTTGATACTTACCCGGAAATTCGTGGTAAGGCGATAAAACAAGGCCGTTATTTAGGAGTGGCAACCAAATCAAAGTGCTGCCAGTTCATCATTTCAGAATGATTATTTATACAGGTCGGCTTGGTTTCTTCATTAAAGCCTTCCAGTTTTTGGATCGAATAATTGAGACTAGCTAAAATATCATACAATTCGGACCTTTCTTCAGGGGTCAGGTTCTTGTTACATTCAGAAATAATATTTGGCTTATAGGCCATCAAAAGAGGCTTTAAACTTTTAATTATTTCTTTATCGTAACCTTCTGTGTCAATTTTTATCAGCGATAATTCCGGCAGCAATTTCCCGTATTCTGACCTGAAAAAAACTTCTGGATTTTTCCCCTTGACTTTCAAAACGTGGTTATGGCCATGTTTTTGGTTTTTAATACTTTGAAAAAATCCCCCATTACAATATGAAGCATCTGAATAATTAAATTCGAATTCTCCGTCGTGATCAGTGGCAGCAAAACAAAGCGGAACAATGTTGATTTTGCTTTTATTTAATTCCGAATTTTTTTGAAGGATTTTGAAAACATGCGGATTCGGCTCCAGGGCTAAAACAGTCCCTTTCGGGCCAATCGCTAAAGCCATTGGTATGGTTGTGTCTCCGGTATGAGCTCCTATATCAATGGCTAAACCGCCACTTTTTGAATAATGCCTGAAAAAATTAACCATGCTTTGCGTAATTAATTTAGGTTGCTCATAAGGATGCAACCACTGGGCATACTCAATTTTTCCTTCTTGTTTAAGATCAAAAGTTTTTATTTGAAATCCATAATCATGAAGCGACCTTTTGGATTTCAGTTTTTCAATTTTCTTTTTGACCGAATCGATAAATATCATATTGTACCCCTTTGAAAGGAGGCAAATATAAACATTTATCAGCTTATGATTTTAATATTGAAAGCTCCGCTGTTAGTAGTGCCCATGATAGACAACCACAACGGCAGAATCATTTCTGTCCCCCTGGCAGTTTTAATGTCGCCAAGGTCAATGATGTTTTTTTCTATCCAGCCAAAGCTTTTCAAGATCAGGGCAACCTGTTTCTTCGCATCGGCATCATTGCCGCTCATGAAAGCATTATGATCGCCGTCTTTAAGCATAGCCGGGTTAACCATTAATCCGCACCACATCGTGTGAAGAGTTTTTACGACTTTCATACCAGGAAATGTCTTTTGAATTTCCTCTGCTAATGAGTTAGTGTTGCAGACTGATAAAGTAGGGGGCATGCCTTGCGAAAAATCAAGAGGATTAGAAATGTCAACGAGAATTTTACCATTAAGATTATTTTCCCCTGTACTTTTTAAGATGTTAATTGATTCCATGCCTTTCGTACAGTTAAAAACAATTTCCCCGAATGCGGCGGCATCTGCAAAAGTGCCGGCACTGGCTTTTCCATGGGGGTGTTTTGAAACAAAAGCGGCGGCTTTTTCATTGCCGGCTGTCCGTGAACCCATCATAACTATATGACCCAATTCAATTAATTTTGAACCGATGATATCTCCTACCATACCTGTCCCTAATACTGCAATTTTCATATTTTATTTTTTATTATTAGGTTAATTATTATTCCTACGGAATAGTGACAGTTATTTATAAACTGGTTGGAACTAAACGCTTGAAAGGATCATTTGTTCGAGGATTTTTTAAGTAAAATTTCCGGGGAGGTGTCGAATTATCCAGCTATCGCAATGCCAATCAGTTTTCCAATGCCAAACGTAATTGCAGCGGCGGCTAATCCAAAAATTACCTGGCGGAACCCGGAAAACCAAATACTCTTTCCTGTAAATAATGTAATCGCCGAGCCGATTAAAAACAATCCGACTGAACTCACTATCACGCTGATGACTATAGCAGGCATACCATTCGTGAACATGAAAGGGAATACAGGAATGATGGCCCCGATACTAAACAAAACAAAAGAATAGATAGCAGCTTCAATAGCTGAGCCTTTTAATTCTTCGGCATTGATTCCAAGCTCTTCTTTGACGAGGATTTCATAGGCATGATCTTTGTCTTTCATTAATTCTGCTGCCATCTGATGGGCCTGCTCTTCCGGTATTCCTTTGGCCATATTGATAAGTGCCAGTTCTTTCATTTCGCCTTCAGGATTTGTTTCCAGCTCATCCATTTCCAATTGCATCTGGTTTTCATGCAATTCCTGGGAACTTTTTACAGATATCCATTCTCCCAAGGCCATCGACAGAGCGCCTGCCAGGAGTCCTGCAATCCCGGCCAGTAATACACCGGTCTGGCCTGAAGTTGCGCCTGCTATTCCCATTACTAAACTGAAGTTTGAAACCAGGCCATCGTTCCCACCCAGAACTGCAGCCCTTAATGCATTTCCGCCGACTGA
The window above is part of the Bacteroidales bacterium genome. Proteins encoded here:
- a CDS encoding T9SS type A sorting domain-containing protein is translated as MKKLVLSLLCLTLFSGIFAQSLLLTDQNGVSINAGATIQFLGDPTDEVIQAIVYVKNISDVTKDVKVKKIINQGDTLTGTVNTFCWYLCYADTTYVSPYAQTIQPDSSKQFSGDYNPDTIPGISKIMYVFFDVNNNNDSVAVVVEYNGSPASVRDDLISLVKFSDAYPNPAINTVNVDYTIPESVNEATIAITNMLGSKVKEITLSNHSGKARIPVFDLINGIYFYSLMADDQLILTRKFVVRR
- a CDS encoding FkbM family methyltransferase translates to MIFIDSVKKKIEKLKSKRSLHDYGFQIKTFDLKQEGKIEYAQWLHPYEQPKLITQSMVNFFRHYSKSGGLAIDIGAHTGDTTIPMALAIGPKGTVLALEPNPHVFKILQKNSELNKSKINIVPLCFAATDHDGEFEFNYSDASYCNGGFFQSIKNQKHGHNHVLKVKGKNPEVFFRSEYGKLLPELSLIKIDTEGYDKEIIKSLKPLLMAYKPNIISECNKNLTPEERSELYDILASLNYSIQKLEGFNEETKPTCINNHSEMMNWQHFDLVATPK
- a CDS encoding NAD(P)-binding domain-containing protein, yielding MKIAVLGTGMVGDIIGSKLIELGHIVMMGSRTAGNEKAAAFVSKHPHGKASAGTFADAAAFGEIVFNCTKGMESINILKSTGENNLNGKILVDISNPLDFSQGMPPTLSVCNTNSLAEEIQKTFPGMKVVKTLHTMWCGLMVNPAMLKDGDHNAFMSGNDADAKKQVALILKSFGWIEKNIIDLGDIKTARGTEMILPLWLSIMGTTNSGAFNIKIIS
- a CDS encoding VIT1/CCC1 transporter family protein; protein product: MKNKNLQTEIDASFLYQKLADNESDETVAHVFRQMSEIETSHARAFAKASKTGLTELPGPSIQARTLNVIGKIFGYNYVLGALMDTEKSISSAIISNKEKNNIVITGNETNHVIILRSLLEKEIKVTGSNFAKFESRHRSVGGNALRAAVLGGNDGLVSNFSLVMGIAGATSGQTGVLLAGIAGLLAGALSMALGEWISVKSSQELHENQMQLEMDELETNPEGEMKELALINMAKGIPEEQAHQMAAELMKDKDHAYEILVKEELGINAEELKGSAIEAAIYSFVLFSIGAIIPVFPFMFTNGMPAIVISVIVSSVGLFLIGSAITLFTGKSIWFSGFRQVIFGLAAAAITFGIGKLIGIAIAG